DNA from Parageobacillus thermoglucosidasius:
ACCCATCCAACGCACCGTTTCTTCAATGCTTGATAAAAACATCGTTTCGCTCGTCAACCCTTCGGAAAACACCGGATGTTGTTTGGATACGCGAACCGTCCAGACTTGCTTGTTATCACGAGAAGGCTCCATCGTCACCCCATTGAGCAAACGCTTCGAAACTCCCCATATTTGTTCATCAATTTTCGTTTTCGCCGTCTCAAGCTGCTGTTTTACCGATTCATACTTTCTCACCGGGACGCTAAGCGGAATAACCACTTGTGACTGGGCATCAGGCAACCCAACTACCACAATGTTTTGTCCGTTCAATGCTTCTTCTGTCACAATGCGCGATGGAATGTCATCGTATTCATTTACAGACAAAAGCGGTCGGCTCTCACCGGAATGCTCTTCGGCCTGTAACGTGATAATAGGTTTATCCGCTTTTTCCGCTTTTTCTTCCTGCCCTCTTTTCATCGGAAAGTCTGGCACGCTAAGAGCAACAACGAGCATGGCGGCAATGACCGAGGCGAGCGATGGAAGAAACCACGCTTTCAATCGTGCTATTTTTCTTGCTTTCACCAACTGTCGGTACACTTCTTCTTTCGAACGATGATCCTTTATCATCGGCAATTGTTGCAACGCATGCTGGATGCATTCATCATTCCATGGAAATTTTTTCACGTTGTTTTCCTCCTTTCGCTGCTTCTTCCTCCATGTACCTTTTTAACACTTTTAATGCACGGTGTTGCGTCGTTTTTACTTTGCTTTCCGTCCATCCTAACGTTTCTGCCGTTTCCGTTATCGATAAACAATGAATAAAACGCAGTATAATCACAAGCTGCTGATCAACGGTGCAACGTTCTAAACAGCGGTACATCAGCTGAATTTCTTCTTTTTGAATCGCAATTTCCTCGGGGAGCGGTTGAATATCGCAAAGTTGGGCGTCATTCCAATCAAACTTTTCCGATATTTTCCGCCGCCAACTTTTTTGTTTGCGAAAAAAATCGATGGCCACATGCCGCGCAATGGATAACAGCCATGTTTTTTCACTGCTTTTCCCGTTAAACCGCTTATACGAACGCAATACTTTTATATATACTTCCTGAACGAGATCTTCCGCCTGTTCTCGATTTCGCACCATATAAAATAAAAAATTAAAAATGTCATCATGATATTTTTCGTACAACTCCTCAAAGACGGAGTCCATCCTTTCTCCTCCCCATTCTACTTACATCTGTCGATTTGACAAATCATTTTGTCACAACTATCATAAAGTTTTTTAACGAAAAAAGGAAGAATATTTACGGAATATTCTTCCTTTTCGCGCCTCCATATGAATCTATAAGTGCAATTCGAGCGGAAAAAATAAATCTTTTGCGGTCTTTTTCACTTCTTCTTCCATACGATAATCGTAACTGATTAATAGAGAAGTAGCTGGGCCTGATGAGGCGAAGAGCGGCAGCGCGCAGGAGCACGATGAAGCGGAAAGGCCGTTAGCATGAAGCAGCTGCTGCAGTTCGTAATAAATTCCTTTCGAACCAACCGGCACAAGCTCATAAATGCCAGTTTGTCTTAACAGCTCCCGAAATAAAGAAAGAGAAAGGATTCGCTCTTTGCGCTTTAATACTTCATCGCCGACAAGCGGCTCCCCAATCACGGCAAATTTGGCATCCGGCGGGGTGATCCCGATCCGTTTCCGCTCTGCTTGTATCATACCGACAACCGTTATGCCAATGGCGGACTGCAATGTCGGAAAGTTGGACTCACTGCTTCCGATAATCGGAACATCGATGCGCAATTCCTCACACGTCTGGCGAATGCCGTTGCAAAGTGTTTCCCATGCTTCGTCATCCACGAAATTTTGCAGCACCACTGCGTGCGGCTTCGCTCCAACGCTCAATACTTCCATAAACGCAACGCGCGCAGCAAAATATGCCACGACATCATACGGAGCGCTTACGGCATCCATCTCTTTCTCCCCAATTGCCGCTGAGCTATCCGCTGCCACCACTAATTCCGTATCATCATATAGCGGCAAAAACAGCACATCACGCATATGTCATCTTCTCCAATTTGCTTTATTTTTTGTCATCCTTGTCGCGAAACACGATCGCGCTCCGTTCATATTCGACATCTTTTACTCCTAAACGCGTGTTAATGACGCGGGCGGCAGCAAAAAAGTAATCAGACAAACGATTCACGTATTGTAGCACAATTTCGTTTATCGGTTCCGCTTTGCTTAATGAAACGATGCATCGTTCCGCTCTTCTTGTTACCGTGCGGGCAACATGAAGCGCCGCTGCAGCCGGAGAGCCGCCGGGCAAAATAAATTTTTCCAGCGGCGGCGCTTCTTTAACATATTCATCGATGCGCGTTTCCAAAAACGCCACCATCTCCGCTGTTACTTTGTACGGAAGTTTTCCATTCACAATCGCCAAATCGCCGCCGCAGTCAAATAATTCATGTTGGATTTTTTGCAATTCAGCGCAAATATCCGGAAACTTTTCCTTATCTAACAGCGCCAGCGCCTGCCCGACAAACGAATTCGCTTCATCAAGCGTGCCATACGCCTCCACGCGCAGATGGTCTTTATCGACACGGCCGCCGATTAAGCTCGTTTTCCCTTTGTCGCCTGTTCGCGTATATAGTCTCATATCATCTTCCCCCTTATTTCATTCGTTCTGCTAATCCGCACCAAACGCGGTCAACGCGGTCGCAAAGCTGCGCCAACTGCTGGTAGCACCAGCCGGTTACATCGCGCCATAATCGTTCCTCTTTTTCCACCGGAACAATCCCTTGCGTAATATCAGAGCCAATCCACACAACCGTTCGGCTGGCACCTTGTTGTTCCCATTCATGCCATATTCGAAACATGCGCTTCCAATGCGCTACATCGGGAATGCGGCGAATCGCCGCTTCCAATCCTTCGAACACGACAATTCGTTCGCGCATATTCACATCCGGCTCGCCATATTCCCGCTCATATCCGTTACACCAAACAACATCTTTCCGTTCTTCAACTCGGTAGTAAGCGCGCGCCCATTTTCGCTTTCCTTGAAAAGCACCTCCGACAATGAAATGCATCGTTTTTTCTCCTTCCACCTCTCGTGCGTTGATTGCAAGGTAAATCCGCCGCCAAACGGCACGGTCCATTCCCAAAACGGCCGCTCTTGCGGAGCATAGCGCTCCAATATGCAGCGAATCGGGCCGCCATGCGTGACGACAGCGACATGCTCGGCATTTGCTTGCTCAGCCAGCAGCACCGTTTGTTCAAGCGCTTCTTCCACCCGCTGGCAAAAAGCTTGGTAGCTTTCTCCGTTTGGCGGCGCCACCGCCAGCGGCGAACTCAGCCATTGCCGGTATTCTTTTATTTCTTTCAACTCTAAAAACGTTTTTCCTTCCCAATCGCCAAAATGCATTTCCCGCCACTGCGCCATTTCGTATTTGCCACCGCCATAGTTTCTAAATAAAAGCTCGCGCGTCTGCTTACAGCGGAGCAAATCGCTCGACACCAGCAAATCGACAGGCTTAAACAGCGACAAGTCTGCTTGGAGAAGCCGCGTTTTTTCCTGTTCGGCAAGCGGCACATCCGTATGCCCGATGTATCGCCTTGCTTGATTTTCCGGCGTCATCCCGTGACGGATTAGCGTAATAGCCAAACTATCAGCCATAGCCACGTCTCCGCCCCCTCAACAAACGCCCCAAGTGTATCGCCAGTAATGCCACCAAATTGTTTTTCAAAAAATAAACGCGCGACGAAAGCAGCCCCCATCGTTCCGCACATGAGCAAAACGATCGTTTTGAAAGCAGAAACGGCTGCGATGCATACACACGCAAGCAGGCAGCCGCCGATCGCAGCCGCCACATGCGCGTCATGGCGATCGATATGTTTCCGAAAAGCCGCGGCCATGCCGGTTTGCTTCGCGGGTTTTCCATAAATAAGCAGCCATGTCATCGCAGTTCTTGAAAGCAGTGGAATGGCAACAATAAGAAACACGTCAAGATGGGAACATATTGTTTCAAACATGAATAAAAAGCGAAACGAAAGCAAGCATAAAACGGATAATACCGCAAACGCTCCGACGCGCGAATCGCTCATAATTTCTTGGCGGCGCTCTATATTCCGATACGAAAAAAACGCGTCGCTTACGTCCATCCAACCATCGGCGTGCAATCCGCCCGCCAGCCAAACAGATAGCCACAGGAGAGAAAGCGCAAGAAACAACGGCGAAACGGAAGAAAAGGAGGAAAACATGAAATATGCCAACGCTTCGGCGCCGCCAATCAGCGCTCCGACAAGCGGAAACGTGCGGACAGACCAGCGCGCTGTCGCATCGTTCCAATCGATCTGCTTCCAAATTGGGATCACCGTCAAAAATTGTACAGATAATAAAAATCCGCTCCAAACCGTTTTCATAAACATGATTCTCCTTTTTTGACAACGGCGATGCCGTTTTGTGCTAAAATGGCCACTTGGGCGCTGGAGACAATTTGTTGGTGAAGCCAGCCGAGCGTTTTCATAAAATGGTATGTCCCTAAATCATCCGGCACCCCTCCCGAAAACAATTCATTGGAGACAACAATCAGCGCTCTGCTCGCGTTTTCTAATTGCTGCAGCGTCTCCCACATTTTTCTTGCCTTATCAAAACAAACCGTTTCCTTTTGCCAGCTTTCATCAACAAACAATTCATTGGCAAGCCAGTTCGTTACACAATCAAGCAAGATGACATCGTTTTTCGTGAAAACAGAAATGAGCTTGTCCAGCTGCACCGGCTGCTCCCATGTCACCCATTTCACCGCTTGTTTCTGGCGCTGTTTTCGGTGATGAGCAATCCGCTGTTTCATTTCGTCATCAGGCGCCCGTGCTGTTGCGATATAATGTAAAGCACTTTCCGGCGCTGCCAGCTTTTGCACATAAGTTTCCGCAATCCGGCTTTTCCCGCTCCGGACGCCGCCGCTAATAAACACGATCATTGCGCCCACCGCCTTAGCGCTTGCAGCAATTGATCGTTTTCTTCCTTCGTCTTCACCGCTAAACGCAAATACTTGCCGTCAAGGCCGCGGAAATTCATCGTATGGCGCGGCACCATTCCTTCCCGTAATAAATGATAAAACAGCGCTTCCGTGGAGCGGTTTGGCAGCCGCAATAAGTAAAAATTGACGACAGACGGCGAAACGTAGTACCCATAGCCCCGCAAAATTTCCGCTATCCGCTCTCGTTCGGCGGCAATCATCCGTTTCGTTTGCGCGACAAACTCGTCCATCGGCAAAAAATGCAACGCCAGCTGCTGGGCTACCTTGCTAACGCTCCATGGCGGCTGCAACGCTTTTGCTTGCGCGATGATCTCCTCATTGGCGACCATATAGCCGATGCGCGCCCCAGCCAAATGGTGGATTTTCGTTAATGACCGCAACACAATCAGATGGGAAAAACGGCCGATCCACTGCAATGCAGTAAATCCATCCGCCCAAAAATGGTAAAACGCCTCATCGATGATGACAAATGTTTTCGCCTTTTCCGCCGCCATAAGCAATTCATACAATTCTTCTTCGGCCATTACCGTTCCAGTTGGATTGTTTGGATGGCATAAAAAGAAAGCGTCAACATCTTTTAATAACATCGTCAACTCGCTTAATTCATATTTCCAGCTTTTCTCTTCATTCGTGACAAGCGAAACGATCTTGCAGCCGTGCGCTTCACAAGCACGGCGATATTCCGAAAACGCCGGTTCTGCGATGCCGATCCGCTTTTGTGAAAATAATTGCCCTAACAAATAAATGCATTCCGAAGCACCGTTGGTCATTAAGATGCACCCGGGGGAAATTCCTTCAGCGCGCGCCAAGAAATCGACTAACGGCACGGCGTCCGGGTCCGGATATTCCATCGCCCAGCGGCGAAAATCGGCTTGTGTCGGCCAAAGCGACAGCGGCAGTACATATGGATTGGTGTTGACACTAAAATCGACGTATGTCGCCGGAAGCGGAAGCCCAAGCTGCTGATACAATTGCCGAGGGTTTGCCCCATGCGCTGGCCAATTCAATTATCATCCCCCCTATGAAAAGCAATAGCGCAAACGATAAAACCGTCACAATCATAATCCGCACCGCTTGGCGAATATGCTCTTTGTTCAACGGAACGAGCGGATCGCCGATCGCCGGCCGGCGGGAAACGACTCCTTTATACGTATTCGTTCCGCCAAGCTGCACGCCAAGAAGCGCAGCCATCGCCGCCTCCGGCCATCCGCTGTTTGGGCTTGGGTGCTTGCTGGCATCGCGAAACAGCACGTGAAAGCAATGGCGCATTTGCCTGCCGCCATAAACCAATATCATCACCATCGCTGTCAAGCGAGCCGGCACATAATTGACAACATCGTCCAAGCGGGCGGACGCCCAGCCAAATTCGCGATACGTATCATTTTTATAACCAAGCATGGAATCGCACGTGTTCACCGCCCGGTAAAAAAGCGCCAATGGCGCGCCGCCGATGAAAGCGTAAAACAGCGGCGCGGTAATGCCATCGCTCGTATTTTCCGCCACCGTTTCCACACAGGCGCGCACGATTTCCGGTTCGCCCAGATTTTCGGTATCCCTGCCGACAATCATGCTTAATTCACGCCGCGCCTTTTCCATGTCTCCCTGTTCCAAAGGGATAAGCACATTCCAGGCAGCTTCCTGCAAACTTTTCGTGGCGATCGCCGTAAAAATAAGGACTGCTTCGACGAGCACGCCAAACAGCAATGAAAGCGAATAACTGATAGATACAACAAAAAATGCCAGGCTGTAAGCGATCCCCGTTACCGCCACGGCGGCGGCAATGCCTTTTGCGCGCCGATGTTTTCCTTGATTCAGTCTTCGATCTAAAAAGGCTATCAACGATCCGAGCGCGCGCACAGGGTGCGGGAGCCAACGAGGATCGCCAATCAGCGCATCAAGCAGCAATGCCAGCGCAATCGCAAAAAGATGGCTCATGATGATTTCCTCCGCTGCTGATAGCGGCGCAACGCTTCTCTTGTCGCCTCATAAACGGTGCGCCCTATCGCTTTCCCGATCGGTGTGATCGTTCCAGCATATGGAAAAATCTCCCCCGTTTGCGTTGCGGCAATCGCGATGCAATCCGTCGATGTTCCTGTTGCATAGCTGTTTGTCTCCGGATCGGTAATTTTTTCATCGTATAGCGCTTTTGTTTTCGCTTCCGTCGCCGTCATTACTGCTTGCACATAAGCTGCCTCTGTTAAATTCCCGTCAATGAAGACGATAATGTTGATCGTGCCAATTTTTTGATCGAGCCGCGCCCGTTTCCTCGCTTGTGCGGCATCGACGGCGTTTCCTACCCCAGCGGTGACGACGGTCCAGACGGAAAACGCGCCATGATTTTCATACGTGCAGACAGCATCTTCGACCGAAACCGCGGTCATCATTCCAATCGTTTGCTGGACGGGAAAGCCGCGGCGCCGCAAATAATGTTTCATCTCTGTTTTCGCATCTTCGCAATCATAATCTTTAGAAACTTGGCGATTGACAAAATGGGTCGCCCATTGAAATCCCGATCCGACAAGCGCCGATGATAGCACTTTCAGCGGCGAGGACGCGCTGATGGCGATGCAGTCCTCCAATGTTGCCCACATAAACCGTTCGCGCAGCTCGCCGCGTTGCAAGCGAGGAAACTCCCATTCGCGCAAAAACGCCATGAGCGGTTT
Protein-coding regions in this window:
- the sigX gene encoding RNA polymerase sigma factor SigX, whose amino-acid sequence is MDSVFEELYEKYHDDIFNFLFYMVRNREQAEDLVQEVYIKVLRSYKRFNGKSSEKTWLLSIARHVAIDFFRKQKSWRRKISEKFDWNDAQLCDIQPLPEEIAIQKEEIQLMYRCLERCTVDQQLVIILRFIHCLSITETAETLGWTESKVKTTQHRALKVLKRYMEEEAAKGGKQREKISME
- a CDS encoding AIR synthase related protein translates to MRDVLFLPLYDDTELVVAADSSAAIGEKEMDAVSAPYDVVAYFAARVAFMEVLSVGAKPHAVVLQNFVDDEAWETLCNGIRQTCEELRIDVPIIGSSESNFPTLQSAIGITVVGMIQAERKRIGITPPDAKFAVIGEPLVGDEVLKRKERILSLSLFRELLRQTGIYELVPVGSKGIYYELQQLLHANGLSASSCSCALPLFASSGPATSLLISYDYRMEEEVKKTAKDLFFPLELHL
- a CDS encoding cob(I)yrinic acid a,c-diamide adenosyltransferase → MRLYTRTGDKGKTSLIGGRVDKDHLRVEAYGTLDEANSFVGQALALLDKEKFPDICAELQKIQHELFDCGGDLAIVNGKLPYKVTAEMVAFLETRIDEYVKEAPPLEKFILPGGSPAAAALHVARTVTRRAERCIVSLSKAEPINEIVLQYVNRLSDYFFAAARVINTRLGVKDVEYERSAIVFRDKDDKK
- a CDS encoding bifunctional adenosylcobinamide kinase/adenosylcobinamide-phosphate guanylyltransferase; amino-acid sequence: MRERIVVFEGLEAAIRRIPDVAHWKRMFRIWHEWEQQGASRTVVWIGSDITQGIVPVEKEERLWRDVTGWCYQQLAQLCDRVDRVWCGLAERMK
- a CDS encoding histidine phosphatase family protein, with translation MADSLAITLIRHGMTPENQARRYIGHTDVPLAEQEKTRLLQADLSLFKPVDLLVSSDLLRCKQTRELLFRNYGGGKYEMAQWREMHFGDWEGKTFLELKEIKEYRQWLSSPLAVAPPNGESYQAFCQRVEEALEQTVLLAEQANAEHVAVVTHGGPIRCILERYAPQERPFWEWTVPFGGGFTLQSTHERWKEKKRCISLSEVLFKESENGRALTTELKNGKMLFGVTDMSGNMASRM
- the cobS gene encoding adenosylcobinamide-GDP ribazoletransferase, with translation MKTVWSGFLLSVQFLTVIPIWKQIDWNDATARWSVRTFPLVGALIGGAEALAYFMFSSFSSVSPLFLALSLLWLSVWLAGGLHADGWMDVSDAFFSYRNIERRQEIMSDSRVGAFAVLSVLCLLSFRFLFMFETICSHLDVFLIVAIPLLSRTAMTWLLIYGKPAKQTGMAAAFRKHIDRHDAHVAAAIGGCLLACVCIAAVSAFKTIVLLMCGTMGAAFVARLFFEKQFGGITGDTLGAFVEGAETWLWLIVWLLR
- a CDS encoding bifunctional adenosylcobinamide kinase/adenosylcobinamide-phosphate guanylyltransferase, with amino-acid sequence MIVFISGGVRSGKSRIAETYVQKLAAPESALHYIATARAPDDEMKQRIAHHRKQRQKQAVKWVTWEQPVQLDKLISVFTKNDVILLDCVTNWLANELFVDESWQKETVCFDKARKMWETLQQLENASRALIVVSNELFSGGVPDDLGTYHFMKTLGWLHQQIVSSAQVAILAQNGIAVVKKGESCL
- the cobD gene encoding threonine-phosphate decarboxylase CobD, giving the protein MNWPAHGANPRQLYQQLGLPLPATYVDFSVNTNPYVLPLSLWPTQADFRRWAMEYPDPDAVPLVDFLARAEGISPGCILMTNGASECIYLLGQLFSQKRIGIAEPAFSEYRRACEAHGCKIVSLVTNEEKSWKYELSELTMLLKDVDAFFLCHPNNPTGTVMAEEELYELLMAAEKAKTFVIIDEAFYHFWADGFTALQWIGRFSHLIVLRSLTKIHHLAGARIGYMVANEEIIAQAKALQPPWSVSKVAQQLALHFLPMDEFVAQTKRMIAAERERIAEILRGYGYYVSPSVVNFYLLRLPNRSTEALFYHLLREGMVPRHTMNFRGLDGKYLRLAVKTKEENDQLLQALRRWAQ
- the cbiB gene encoding adenosylcobinamide-phosphate synthase CbiB is translated as MSHLFAIALALLLDALIGDPRWLPHPVRALGSLIAFLDRRLNQGKHRRAKGIAAAVAVTGIAYSLAFFVVSISYSLSLLFGVLVEAVLIFTAIATKSLQEAAWNVLIPLEQGDMEKARRELSMIVGRDTENLGEPEIVRACVETVAENTSDGITAPLFYAFIGGAPLALFYRAVNTCDSMLGYKNDTYREFGWASARLDDVVNYVPARLTAMVMILVYGGRQMRHCFHVLFRDASKHPSPNSGWPEAAMAALLGVQLGGTNTYKGVVSRRPAIGDPLVPLNKEHIRQAVRIMIVTVLSFALLLFIGGMIIELASAWGKPSAIVSAAWASASGDIRRF